The Pedobacter roseus genome contains a region encoding:
- a CDS encoding contractile injection system tape measure protein, with product MTAEKNDILKAEISVRNAGLVLINAYISILFERLGLTHNHKFSSAESQLEAVHYLQYIVTGQEQTEESFLPLNKLLCGIPLAETVMEGINISAQNRQLIEGLIKAAIGYWPAIGSSSIDGFRGNWLVRDGLLTEKHDRWELTVEKHPYDLLIHRSPFSFSIIKHPWMDKLLHVNWPY from the coding sequence ATGACAGCAGAAAAAAATGACATTTTAAAAGCGGAAATTAGCGTAAGAAATGCCGGTCTGGTTTTAATTAACGCTTATATTTCCATTCTTTTTGAGCGCCTTGGACTTACTCACAACCATAAGTTCAGTAGCGCTGAAAGCCAGCTTGAAGCAGTGCACTATCTGCAATATATTGTAACCGGACAAGAACAAACCGAAGAGTCATTTTTACCACTCAATAAATTATTATGCGGAATACCGCTGGCTGAGACGGTAATGGAGGGTATTAATATTTCAGCACAAAATCGCCAATTGATAGAAGGATTAATAAAGGCTGCGATCGGTTATTGGCCAGCCATTGGCAGTTCTTCTATAGATGGTTTTAGAGGGAATTGGCTGGTAAGGGATGGCCTGCTTACTGAGAAACATGATAGGTGGGAATTAACCGTAGAAAAACACCCTTATGATCTTTTGATCCACAGATCTCCTTTTTCATTTTCAATTATCAAACACCCATGGATGGATAAGCTCCTCCATGTAAACTGGCCATATTAG
- a CDS encoding YncE family protein, with amino-acid sequence MKKKFLSTALLLGIIISASAQQKPGMHLLATHKIKSDGGWDYLTIDHANNNLYVSHGNQVNILNKTNGDSVGVIPNTPGVHGIVIATPFGKGYTTNGRAGTCTVFDLKNFKITATVKVGQNPDAAFYDDFSKKVIVFNGKSSDASIIDPTTDKVLSIIPLGGKPEAGVSDGKGRIYVNIEDTGEIVCFDMNAYKVLSRYKLKGGEEPSGLAIDLNTSRLFTVCANKVMIILDAKTGKQVAALPIGDGADGVVFDPVIKTAYSSNGDGTITVVKEVSADKFVIQETLRSEPGARTIALDLHTHHIFLPTATFEKSIVAAQRPKRVLGTFRILEFGR; translated from the coding sequence TGGGCATTATTATATCCGCTTCTGCACAGCAAAAGCCAGGTATGCATCTGTTGGCCACGCATAAAATCAAGAGCGATGGCGGTTGGGATTACCTCACCATAGATCATGCGAACAATAACCTGTATGTATCTCATGGCAACCAGGTAAATATACTAAACAAAACAAATGGTGATTCGGTAGGGGTGATTCCCAATACACCTGGGGTTCATGGAATTGTGATAGCCACTCCGTTTGGCAAGGGCTACACCACCAATGGCAGAGCAGGCACCTGTACGGTATTCGACCTGAAAAATTTTAAGATAACAGCGACTGTAAAAGTAGGCCAAAATCCTGATGCTGCTTTTTATGATGATTTTTCTAAAAAAGTAATTGTTTTTAACGGCAAGAGTAGTGACGCCAGCATAATCGATCCAACAACTGATAAAGTACTGTCAATAATTCCGCTGGGAGGAAAACCCGAAGCAGGTGTTTCTGACGGAAAGGGCAGGATTTACGTCAATATTGAAGATACGGGTGAAATTGTATGTTTTGATATGAACGCTTATAAAGTGCTGTCAAGGTATAAACTGAAAGGTGGCGAAGAGCCCTCAGGCCTTGCGATTGACCTTAATACGTCAAGGCTTTTTACGGTATGTGCAAATAAGGTGATGATTATTCTTGATGCAAAAACAGGAAAGCAGGTTGCCGCTTTACCGATAGGGGATGGAGCAGATGGTGTAGTTTTCGATCCTGTAATTAAAACGGCTTATAGCTCAAATGGCGATGGGACGATCACAGTGGTTAAAGAAGTTTCGGCCGATAAGTTCGTGATTCAGGAAACCCTCAGATCAGAACCTGGTGCCAGAACAATCGCGCTTGATCTGCATACCCATCATATTTTTCTTCCAACAGCAACATTTGAAAAAAGTATAGTTGCTGCCCAACGCCCAAAAAGAGTATTGGGTACATTTAGAATCCTTGAATTTGGAAGATAG
- a CDS encoding phage tail sheath family protein: protein MIQSNIKSPGVYINEQNAFPNSVVPVATAVPAFIGYTPQAEYNGKSYINLAQKITSFADFQAIYCYSNQAPPASHAVQYSPEYYLVEQKSKPENNEYMVINDLYYAILPDPKTIYYLYNSIKLFYQNGGSNAYIVSVGTYGPPSAQPMGIGKQIVNPNVSLAALTGGLQLLLNEQEPTMYICPEATLLSVADNGTLMQDMLAQCEAMQTAICIFDIIGGRNPDPLNYTADIEAFRNNTGQQGLNYGTAYYPFIGTSIMGINDINYTNLFGGDVKQLAPLLNPPSNPNPIAATILHNIESPPGAPLTASQYHNALINASELYTAIIKNVLALANILPASAGMAGVMTTIDNLEGVWEAPANTSIVGAVSLPINLSESQQGSLNVDSVSGKSINAIRFFNGLGILVWGARTLDGNSQDWRYISVRRTMIMIEQSCKLAAQAYVFQPNTKNTWEAVKAMIGSFLTSLWKEGGLMGATAADAFSVDCGLGTTMTADDILNGFMKIAVRVALVHPAEFIVITFQQEMTVSG from the coding sequence ATGATTCAATCAAACATTAAGTCTCCCGGTGTTTACATCAATGAGCAAAATGCTTTTCCCAATTCGGTGGTGCCCGTGGCTACTGCTGTGCCGGCATTTATAGGTTATACCCCCCAGGCCGAATATAATGGTAAATCTTATATTAATCTGGCGCAAAAAATCACCTCTTTTGCTGATTTTCAGGCTATATATTGCTATTCCAATCAGGCTCCGCCAGCAAGTCACGCGGTACAGTACAGTCCGGAATATTATTTGGTTGAGCAAAAAAGCAAACCGGAAAATAATGAATACATGGTCATAAATGATTTGTACTATGCTATTTTGCCCGATCCCAAGACCATTTATTACCTGTACAACAGTATCAAGCTGTTTTATCAGAATGGTGGCAGCAATGCTTACATCGTATCAGTAGGTACTTACGGACCACCATCTGCACAGCCAATGGGTATAGGCAAACAGATTGTTAACCCGAATGTATCACTGGCTGCTTTAACAGGAGGGCTTCAGCTTTTACTCAATGAGCAAGAGCCTACCATGTATATTTGTCCCGAAGCTACATTATTATCGGTAGCAGATAATGGAACGCTCATGCAGGATATGCTTGCACAATGCGAAGCTATGCAAACCGCAATTTGTATATTTGATATCATTGGCGGCCGTAACCCCGATCCTTTAAATTATACAGCTGATATTGAAGCTTTCAGAAACAATACAGGCCAGCAGGGCCTGAACTATGGCACGGCTTATTATCCGTTTATCGGTACTTCCATCATGGGGATTAACGATATCAATTATACCAATCTTTTTGGTGGCGATGTGAAGCAGTTAGCACCTTTACTCAATCCGCCATCAAATCCTAACCCAATTGCTGCTACCATTCTTCATAACATCGAAAGTCCTCCGGGAGCACCACTAACGGCAAGTCAATATCACAATGCCCTGATCAATGCCAGCGAGCTATATACAGCCATCATTAAAAACGTATTGGCACTGGCCAACATTCTGCCAGCAAGCGCAGGTATGGCAGGGGTAATGACTACCATTGATAATCTGGAAGGCGTATGGGAGGCTCCGGCAAATACTTCTATCGTTGGTGCAGTATCATTACCCATCAACCTATCAGAAAGTCAGCAGGGTAGCCTTAATGTCGATTCTGTTTCAGGTAAATCGATCAACGCCATCCGCTTTTTTAATGGCCTTGGTATTTTGGTTTGGGGTGCCAGAACACTCGATGGCAATAGCCAGGATTGGCGGTACATTTCGGTAAGAAGGACCATGATCATGATTGAACAATCGTGTAAACTGGCAGCACAAGCCTATGTTTTCCAACCCAACACAAAAAATACCTGGGAGGCAGTGAAGGCGATGATCGGTAGTTTTCTAACCAGCCTCTGGAAAGAAGGTGGTTTAATGGGCGCTACCGCTGCAGATGCTTTTTCAGTAGACTGCGGTTTGGGCACAACCATGACCGCTGACGATATTTTAAACGGATTTATGAAGATAGCCGTTAGAGTAGCCCTTGTACATCCTGCAGAGTTCATTGTAATAACTTTCCAACAGGAAATGACAGTTTCTGGTTAA
- the vgrG gene encoding type VI secretion system tip protein VgrG, which produces MPVEIRELDIKTKIDQNIMASSTDIPSGGLATYTIKVAGSNILDEIRVLSVRVEKRVNHVSTAKIVIVDGEANSGTFQASSSSTFVPGNLISIEAGYDGTNTVIFKGIITGQSIRIDSRVGSTLEVECWDEAVRMTVGRKSLTFAGKKDSEVIAAIIGSYPSLTADVSGTATVWPEQVQYYVSDWDFILSLAEKNGLLVTTLNGTVAVKEPGANSSPVLSISYGNNLLEFRANMNALSQLESVRASTWDYKQQAIASADALHTYAGPGNISSKTLAEVVGLPEYNLQTTAPMETAELSNWAKAQMLKSEYAKITGEAKFQGNSLADPGKFINLNGIGDRFNGDYFISGLVHNLSEGNWLTEVSLGLSPQWFIEQPDIVAPTASGMLPGVRGLFNGTVKKMYDDPDSQYRILVDVPLFDQSGQGIWARLANFYSSSGAGAFFLPEVGDEVVLGFLNEDPRSPVILGSMYSSPKLRPYEGFNPNEKNAIKAIVSKSKINIEFDDENKVLTLATPDKNTIIFSDKDKKITIQDEHNNSIVMSADGITIKSATDVNIQANQKVNITGNQGIDIKAPTGDVDLSGMNISHVADNEFSAKGSMTAEIKSGAQLSLKSAMIMIN; this is translated from the coding sequence ATGCCTGTAGAAATAAGAGAACTCGATATTAAAACAAAAATAGACCAAAATATAATGGCCTCATCAACAGATATCCCAAGCGGTGGTTTAGCCACTTATACCATTAAAGTTGCAGGTAGTAACATACTTGATGAAATAAGAGTGCTTTCAGTGCGGGTAGAAAAACGGGTAAACCATGTTTCAACGGCAAAAATTGTAATTGTTGATGGTGAAGCAAATTCCGGAACATTCCAGGCCAGCTCTTCATCCACATTCGTACCTGGCAACCTGATCAGTATTGAGGCAGGTTACGATGGAACCAACACCGTAATCTTTAAAGGCATTATTACGGGCCAGTCAATCCGTATTGATAGTAGAGTAGGTTCAACCCTTGAAGTAGAATGCTGGGATGAGGCCGTAAGAATGACGGTAGGCAGAAAGAGTTTGACCTTTGCCGGGAAAAAAGACAGTGAAGTAATTGCTGCTATTATTGGTAGTTATCCTTCGCTTACAGCCGATGTAAGCGGAACTGCAACAGTTTGGCCAGAACAGGTACAATATTATGTAAGTGATTGGGATTTTATACTTTCGTTGGCAGAAAAGAACGGGCTTTTGGTAACCACCCTTAACGGAACTGTTGCAGTAAAAGAACCGGGTGCCAATTCTAGCCCGGTATTGAGCATAAGTTATGGCAATAATTTGCTGGAATTTAGGGCAAATATGAACGCGCTTAGTCAACTGGAAAGTGTGAGAGCCAGTACCTGGGATTATAAACAACAAGCCATAGCCAGCGCAGATGCACTACATACTTATGCCGGACCAGGCAATATCTCTTCAAAAACATTAGCAGAAGTTGTGGGGCTGCCGGAATACAATTTGCAGACCACAGCACCAATGGAAACTGCTGAACTGAGCAACTGGGCCAAGGCACAGATGTTAAAGAGTGAGTATGCAAAAATAACCGGCGAGGCAAAGTTTCAGGGGAACAGTTTGGCTGATCCTGGTAAGTTTATCAATTTAAATGGTATTGGGGATAGGTTTAACGGCGATTACTTCATTTCTGGTCTTGTTCATAACCTTTCTGAAGGGAACTGGCTAACTGAAGTTTCATTAGGGCTTTCTCCTCAGTGGTTTATTGAACAGCCTGATATAGTAGCGCCTACAGCCTCGGGCATGTTGCCAGGCGTACGTGGTTTATTTAACGGTACTGTTAAAAAAATGTATGATGATCCTGATTCGCAATACCGGATTTTGGTCGATGTGCCTCTATTTGATCAAAGTGGACAGGGTATATGGGCAAGATTGGCCAATTTTTACTCCAGCAGTGGCGCAGGTGCCTTTTTTCTTCCCGAAGTAGGAGATGAAGTGGTGCTTGGCTTTTTAAATGAAGATCCGCGCAGTCCGGTGATATTGGGGAGCATGTATAGCAGTCCAAAGCTAAGACCTTACGAAGGCTTTAACCCGAACGAAAAAAACGCCATAAAGGCAATTGTTTCCAAATCAAAAATCAACATCGAATTCGACGATGAAAATAAGGTGCTCACTTTGGCCACGCCTGATAAGAATACCATAATTTTTAGCGATAAGGATAAAAAAATCACCATTCAGGACGAACACAACAACAGCATTGTAATGTCTGCGGATGGGATTACGATCAAAAGTGCTACCGATGTCAATATCCAGGCAAATCAGAAAGTAAACATTACAGGTAATCAGGGAATAGACATAAAGGCGCCTACAGGAGATGTTGACTTAAGTGGTATGAACATCAGCCATGTAGCCGACAATGAGTTTTCGGCAAAAGGATCAATGACCGCAGAAATAAAAAGTGGGGCGCAACTGAGCCTGAAGAGCGCCATGATTATGATTAATTAA
- a CDS encoding phage tail protein produces the protein MADDGSAQGATWPMPKFRFEVDLGTELKGVAFQEVSGLDVENQVIKYRKSNSPLFSTEKMPGLVKYGNVTMKRGIFVNDNTFWDWHAEIKMNLIKRRTVLIKLLDEAGNITMQWQLDNAWPTKISSTDLKSEGNEVAIDTLEIAHEQLTITNGR, from the coding sequence ATGGCTGATGATGGAAGCGCACAAGGCGCAACGTGGCCCATGCCCAAATTTAGATTTGAAGTGGACCTTGGAACAGAATTAAAAGGCGTCGCATTTCAGGAAGTATCCGGATTGGATGTCGAAAACCAGGTAATCAAGTACCGCAAAAGCAACAGTCCGCTTTTTTCTACAGAGAAAATGCCCGGTTTGGTAAAATATGGTAACGTAACCATGAAACGCGGGATTTTTGTGAATGATAATACCTTCTGGGATTGGCATGCAGAGATTAAAATGAACCTGATTAAAAGAAGAACAGTGCTGATTAAACTTCTTGATGAGGCGGGCAACATTACCATGCAATGGCAATTGGATAACGCCTGGCCAACCAAAATCAGCAGTACCGATTTAAAATCAGAAGGAAATGAAGTAGCCATCGATACATTGGAAATTGCTCATGAACAATTGACCATTACAAATGGCAGATAA
- the blaB3PEDO gene encoding PEDO-1 family subclass B3 metallo-beta-lactamase, with protein MKIKFIFCLLLFPLFVFSQNVQEPTDTPKEWSAAYAPFRIVGNVYYVGTYDLACYLITTPKGNILINTGLRSSAAQIKKNVELLGFNFKDIKILLTTQAHYDHLGAMAEIKKLTGAKMMVDEKDASVMKDGGRTDYALGNGKTTYAPIIPDLLLKDGDQIQLGNTSIVMLHHPGHTKGSCSFMLKTKDETRDYSVLIANMPSIVTEKKFSEIPAYPQIEKDYAYTLSSLKKLSFDIWLSSHASQFCLHEKHKPGDKYNPTAFIDRAGYDKVLNSLQLEFDKKIGKK; from the coding sequence ATGAAAATTAAATTTATTTTTTGCCTCTTGCTTTTTCCGCTCTTTGTATTTTCACAAAATGTACAAGAACCTACCGATACGCCAAAAGAGTGGTCGGCTGCTTATGCCCCATTCCGCATTGTTGGGAATGTTTATTATGTTGGCACTTACGATCTGGCCTGCTACCTTATTACCACTCCGAAAGGAAATATACTGATCAATACCGGACTGCGTTCCTCGGCTGCGCAGATCAAAAAAAACGTGGAACTTTTGGGCTTTAACTTTAAAGACATCAAAATCCTGCTGACCACACAGGCACATTACGACCATTTGGGTGCTATGGCGGAGATCAAGAAACTTACTGGTGCAAAAATGATGGTTGATGAAAAAGATGCCAGTGTGATGAAGGATGGCGGCCGTACGGATTACGCACTGGGTAACGGAAAAACAACCTACGCTCCTATTATACCAGACCTTTTATTAAAGGATGGAGATCAGATCCAGCTCGGAAATACCAGTATTGTAATGCTCCACCACCCCGGCCATACTAAAGGATCATGCAGTTTTATGCTTAAAACTAAAGATGAAACAAGAGACTATTCGGTGCTGATTGCGAATATGCCCAGTATTGTTACCGAAAAAAAGTTTTCTGAAATACCAGCTTATCCGCAAATTGAAAAAGATTACGCCTATACTTTAAGTTCGCTCAAAAAATTATCATTTGATATCTGGTTGTCGTCTCATGCAAGCCAGTTTTGTCTGCACGAGAAACATAAACCTGGCGATAAATATAATCCTACCGCTTTTATAGATCGTGCAGGATACGACAAGGTATTAAACAGCCTTCAGCTCGAATTTGATAAAAAGATTGGCAAGAAATAG
- a CDS encoding PAAR domain-containing protein produces the protein MPPAARLTDFHECPMQTPGVPPIPHVGGPIAGPGEPTVLIAGLPAARVGDMLVCVGPPDSIVKGSATVKIGGMPAARLGDATAHGGTITLGAFNVMIGG, from the coding sequence ATGCCACCAGCAGCAAGATTAACTGATTTTCACGAATGTCCAATGCAAACACCCGGAGTTCCACCTATACCTCATGTTGGCGGACCAATTGCTGGGCCTGGCGAGCCTACCGTACTGATAGCTGGCTTGCCGGCTGCTAGAGTGGGCGACATGCTCGTTTGTGTTGGTCCTCCCGATAGCATTGTAAAAGGTTCGGCAACCGTTAAAATCGGTGGAATGCCGGCCGCCCGATTGGGTGATGCAACCGCGCACGGAGGCACAATTACGCTCGGCGCATTTAATGTCATGATTGGAGGTTAG